A window of the Labrus mixtus chromosome 8, fLabMix1.1, whole genome shotgun sequence genome harbors these coding sequences:
- the fem1a gene encoding protein fem-1 homolog A, whose protein sequence is MDITTAVFNAARDGKLKLIQKLLSNKTPEELEALAEEKILGGTPLLIASRYGHLEVVDYLLEHCKANVELGGAVNFDGETIEGAPPLWAASAAGHLPVVKTLLKHGASVNNATLTNSTPLRAACFDGHLEIVRYLVEHRADMEVANRHGHTCLMISCYKGHKEIAKFLLDRGADVNRKSVKGNTALHDCAESGSLDIMKMLLKCNARMERDGYGMTPLLAASVTGHTNIVEYLAHQPRTSREERIDSLELLGATFVDKKRDLLGAMRYWRRAMELRQPGDKVGSLSKPPPGPPIPAYGCAQEVNTAEELEALITDPDEMRMQALLVRERILGPSHPDTSYYIRYRGAVYADSGNFERCISLWKYALDMQQSNLDPLSPMTASSFLSFAELFSFVLQDRAKGTLSTRITFHDLMTVLGKSVREVERAVAQKDNPPEAPQFTKALSIILHLIFLLEKLECSPEQEHQKKHTVYRLLKLNPRGRNGFTPLHMAVDKETTSVGRYPVGRFPSQAVAALLLECGADVDSRDCDNNTPLHIAANNGCPEIMALLMKTGAHFDATNAQRKTAYELLDEQSSGHPALYPLNYVTLQCLAARAIEKHRLPYRGLISEEMEAFIELH, encoded by the coding sequence ATGGATATAACGACGGCGGTTTTCAACGCGGCCAGAGATGGTAAGCTGAAACTTATCCAGAAGTTGCTGAGCAACAAAACTCCTGAGGAGCTGGAGGCGTTAGCCGAGGAGAAAATCCTGGGAGGAACCCCTCTGTTGATAGCTTCGCGATACGGACATTTAGAGGTTGTAGATTACCTACTTGAACATTGCAAAGCTAATGTGGAACTCGGCGGGGCGGTTAACTTTGACGGCGAGACCATCGAGGGGGCCCCGCCGCTGTGGGCAGCGTCGGCAGCCGGTCACCTCCCCGTGGTGAAGACGCTTCTGAAACACGGTGCCTCAGTCAACAATGCAACACTAACTAACTCAACACCGCTACGGGCTGCCTGCTTTGACGGTCACCTGGAGATAGTTCGGTACCTGGTGGAGCACAGAGCCGACATGGAGGTAGCCAACCGCCACGGTCACACCTGCCTCATGATCTCTTGCTACAAGGGCCACAAGGAGATCGCCAAGTTCCTCCTGGACCGCGGGGCTGATGTCAACCGCAAGAGTGTAAAAGGGAACACCGCCCTGCATGACTGTGCTGAGTCAGGCAGTCTGGACATCATGAAGATGCTGCTTAAGTGCAACGCTCGCATGGAGAGGGATGGATACGGGATGACCCCCCTCCTTGCTGCAAGTGTCACAGGTCATACTAACATTGTGGAGTACCTCGCCCATCAGCCCCGAACCTCCAGAGAGGAACGCATTGATTCACTTGAACTCCTTGGGGCGACTTTTGTGGACAAAAAGCGGGATCTTTTGGGCGCCATGAGGTATTGGAGAAGGGCCATGGAGCTGAGGCAGCCAGGGGACAAAGTTGGGTCCCTGTCCAAGCCTCCACCTGGTCCCCCTATTCCTGCCTATGGCTGTGCACAGGAGGTGAACACTGCAGAGGAGCTGGAGGCTCTTATCACTGACCCTGATGAAATGAGGATGCAGGCCTTGTTGGTGCGAGAGCGCATCCTTGGCCCTTCCCACCCAGACACCTCTTATTACATCCGCTACAGGGGAGCTGTATACGCAGACTCGGGCAACTTTGAACGCTGCATCAGCCTGTGGAAGTACGCTTTAGACATGCAGCAGAGCAACCTGGACCCCCTAAGCCCCATGACAGCCTCAAGTTTCCTCTCCTTTGCAGAGCTCTTCTCCTTTGTCCTCCAAGACCGGGCCAAAGGCACCCTGTCAACGCGCATCACCTTCCACGACCTAATGACTGTGCTGGGGAAAAGTGTTCGGGAGGTGGAGAGAGCTGTGGCCCAAAAGGACAACCCTCCTGAAGCTCCTCAGTTCACCAAAGCCCTCTCCATCATCCTACACCTCATCTTCCTGCTGGAGAAGCTGGAATGCAGCCCCGAGCAGGAGCACCAGAAGAAGCACACTGTGTACCGCCTCCTGAAGCTGAACCCCAGGGGTCGAAACGGCTTCACGCCTCTCCACATGGCTGTAGACAAGGAGACCACGTCTGTTGGACGCTACCCCGTAGGCCGCTTCCCCTCCCAGGCGGTGGCAGCTCTACTCCTGGAGTGCGGCGCAGACGTCGATTCGCGTGACTGTGATAACAATACACCACTGCACATCGCTGCCAACAATGGCTGTCCAGAAATCATGGCTCTGCTCATGAAGACTGGGGCACACTTTGATGCTACTAATGCTCAAAGGAAGACAGCCTACGAGCTGCTGGACGAGCAGAGCAGCGGGCACCCTGCTCTCTACCCACTGAACTACGTTACTCTTCAGTGCCTGGCGGCGCGTGCAATTGAAAAGCACAGACTGCCCTACAGGGGACTCATCTCTGAGGAGATGGAGGCTTTCATTGAGCTGCACTGA